The DNA region CCGAGCATTGGGCAGCGCGAACCGTTTGCCCTTGGTTCCGGCCGCGAGAAGAACAGCGGCCATGCTCGCCGCCTGCCCGATGCAATAGGTCGCTACGTCGCAGCTGATGAACTGCAGAGTGTCGTAGATCGCCATGCCCGCCGTGACATAGCCACCGGGCGAGTGGATGTAGATGCTCACGTCCTTCTTGGGATCTTCCATCTGGAGGAAGAGCAGCTGCGCGATGACGACGTTGGCAATCATGTCGTCGATCGCCACGCCAAGAAAGATAATACGATCCTTGAGGAGGCGGGAATAGACGTCGTACCGCCGTTCTTCCCGGCCGATCTGCTCAATGACGGACGGAATGATCTGTGCTCTCAAGCCATGGTCTGTCATACGGTAGCAACCTTCGCTCTTTCGATGAGGAAGTCGATTACTTTCTCTGTCAATATCTGCCTTTTGAGTGCCTCCAGGTTTTCCCGGGAAATCCGTTGGATGAACTGTCGGGGAGGAAGCTTCTGCCGATGCGCGAGAGAAGCGATCGCGCCGGAAAGCTCTTCGTCTGTCACCGTCAGTGATTCATTCCGCGCGATCCGCTCAATGAGGAAACGCAGCTTCACCCGCTGGGCGGCCAGCCTGCGCGCATTCGCGAAGATTTCCTTCGTCTTCTGCTGAACCACGGACAGAGGAATGCCGCGTTCCTGATTCTCGGCGACGATTTCCCGAACGGCGCTTGCCGTCTCCTCTTCCACCAGCGATTCCGGGAGCGGGAATTCGACCGAGCCGAGGAGAGCGTTTACGATGTGGTTGGCTTGCTCCCGGCGTGCGGCCCGCTTCTTTTCGGTTTCCACCGCGGTTTGCAGCAGCGAGAGGAGTCCCGACTCGTCGGTTCCGGCGATCTCCTTGGCCAGTTCGTCCGAAAGCGGAGGGACGTGGCGCTCCTTGATCGCCAAGAGGGTGATGGAGTAATCGACTCTCTTGCCGCGGAGCGGTTCAAAAAACCAATCCTCCGGAAAGGATAGGGACAGCGAGCGGGTTTGCCCGATTTCCATCCCGAGGATGCCCTCCGCGAAGCCCGGAACGAAGATTCCCGGCTTGACCAACAGCCACTGATCCTCGGCGCGGCCGAGGATTCCCGCCGCCGGAAAAAGTGTAGACAGCGGCTGACCGTCTAGAGTTGCTTCGTACCGAAGCACCGCATAATCGCCTTCCGCCAGCGGGCGGTTCGGAGCATCGGCGAACGTAGCACGGGTTTCCAGGAGCTTGCCGAGAGCTTGATCAACTTCCTCCTTGCTTACCATCAACTCCAATTTCGGGATAACCATCGACGAATATTCGGGCAGGGAAAAGGTAGGAGCGCAGTCGACCATGGCCGCGAAAGAAAAGGAAAGCCCGGGGAGGTAACGGACATCTTCGGTTCCCAGCCCGCGGACCACGTTGAGCTGCTGCTTCTGTACGGCTTCTTGAAAGCCCTGGCTAATCAGCGTTTTCTGCAGCTCGTCATCGATACGTTTTTGGAACTGCTTTTCCACCAGGGGCACCGGCGCTTTCCCCGGCCGGAACCCCGGCAGCCGGGCCGCTTGCGAAAAACGTTCCACGACTTTCTTGCGGATCTGCGCGACTTGGTCTGCGGAAACCTCGATCCGAAGTCGTTTCCGGCAAGAACCGAGCTCCTCGGTTTGGACAGTCACCATGGGTTATTTCTCGTAAAAACTCCCAAACTAAGCTCCGATTTCCCCGGAATCAAGCGTGCGATGCCGCAGCGGCCGAGGAGAGATATCTTTCCGCGTCCAGAGCGGCCATGCAGCCCATGCCCGCCGCCGTCACGGCTTGCCGGTAGGTGAAATCCACGCAATCGCCCGCCGCGAATACCCCGCGCTGGTCGGTGTGGGCTCCCTGGCGAACCCGAATATACCCGCGCTCGTCGAGATCGACCTGGCCGCGAAAGGGCTCCGTGCTCGGTTGATGACCGATGGCTACGAAAAGTCCCGCGCAGGAGAGGATTCTCGTCTTGCCCGTTGGGAGCTCGCAGAGGGCCAGCCCCGTCAGCTTGCCCTCATTGCGGCCCAACACCTCGGTTACCACCGTGTTCCAGATAGGTCGGATCTTGGCATTGCCGAGCACCCGCGCGGCCATGATCGGTGAGGCGCGCAACTGATCGCGTCGATGAATGAGGTACACTTCCGACGCGAAGCGAGTCAAATAGAGGGCTTCCTCGCAGGCGGTATCGCCCCCGCCCACGACCGCCAAGGGCCGATTGCGAAAGAGAGGAAGCGCACCGTCACAGGTCGCGCAATAGCTGACTCCGCGCGTCTCGAGCTCCCTTTCGCCCGGCGCATCCAGATGTCTTGGGCGAGCGCCTACGGCCAGAATCACGGCCTTCGCCTCCAGCACTCCGTCTTCGAGAAAGATCCGCTTGGGAGTACCGCGAAGCTCGGTCCGAGTGACCACCGCCATCGAGAGGACACGCGCCCCGAAACGCTTCGCCTGTTCTTCCATAGCCGCCATTAGGTCGGGCCCCTGGATCCCGTTGGGAAAACCGGGGAAATTTTCCACCAGCGTCGTCGTCATCAACAGGCCTCCCGGCAAGGTGCCTGTGATTACGAGCGGACGGAGGTTGGCGCGCGCGGCGTAGATGGCCGCGGTCCAGCCGGCGCAACCGGAACCAACGATGATGAGTTCTTCCATAAAAAGCCGATATAATCGGTGAACGAAGCGAGGCGCAAGCCTTGGAGCGGGTTTGCCGAAGGAGAGCGGGTTCCTCGGCCGGGCCGAAGCAGACAGCGGGGAAACCAAGGCCCGATCTCCCGCTGGCGGATTGAGCCCGTTCACCCGATTCCTCGCCCACCATTTGCTCCCTGGCGATTGGCTGCGTCTTTGACCGGCAGAGAAGAGGTTGACGAGCCGATGGCCGGCGGGCTAATTACGGTAATGCCAGCTCGGAACTGCCTTTAGGAAGCTGGCTCCCACGCGTTTCGGTTGCGTTTGCGGTTTCGGCCGCCGGCGCAAAGCGTTTGGCATCGTCTTTTCGAGGGCCTGCTACCGAACAAGGCTGCGGAGGAGCACTCCTGAACAGAGGAACAGTCCTAACACCCCGGGCCCGGAACGGATCTGTTTTTTGAACGCTCTCGATCGATTGTCGTTGTTACGGAGGGGAATGCCCGAATCGGGCCTGCTGGCCGAAAAGGAA from Methylacidimicrobium sp. AP8 includes:
- the clpP gene encoding ATP-dependent Clp endopeptidase proteolytic subunit ClpP; this encodes MTDHGLRAQIIPSVIEQIGREERRYDVYSRLLKDRIIFLGVAIDDMIANVVIAQLLFLQMEDPKKDVSIYIHSPGGYVTAGMAIYDTLQFISCDVATYCIGQAASMAAVLLAAGTKGKRFALPNARIMIHQPLGGAQGQASDISIQAKEILRTKRQLNQILAMHTGQPLERLEKDTDRDFFMSAEQAKAYGIVDEVVKTKVTVPQVPEPTIA
- the tig gene encoding trigger factor: MVTVQTEELGSCRKRLRIEVSADQVAQIRKKVVERFSQAARLPGFRPGKAPVPLVEKQFQKRIDDELQKTLISQGFQEAVQKQQLNVVRGLGTEDVRYLPGLSFSFAAMVDCAPTFSLPEYSSMVIPKLELMVSKEEVDQALGKLLETRATFADAPNRPLAEGDYAVLRYEATLDGQPLSTLFPAAGILGRAEDQWLLVKPGIFVPGFAEGILGMEIGQTRSLSLSFPEDWFFEPLRGKRVDYSITLLAIKERHVPPLSDELAKEIAGTDESGLLSLLQTAVETEKKRAARREQANHIVNALLGSVEFPLPESLVEEETASAVREIVAENQERGIPLSVVQQKTKEIFANARRLAAQRVKLRFLIERIARNESLTVTDEELSGAIASLAHRQKLPPRQFIQRISRENLEALKRQILTEKVIDFLIERAKVATV
- the trxB gene encoding thioredoxin-disulfide reductase translates to MEELIIVGSGCAGWTAAIYAARANLRPLVITGTLPGGLLMTTTLVENFPGFPNGIQGPDLMAAMEEQAKRFGARVLSMAVVTRTELRGTPKRIFLEDGVLEAKAVILAVGARPRHLDAPGERELETRGVSYCATCDGALPLFRNRPLAVVGGGDTACEEALYLTRFASEVYLIHRRDQLRASPIMAARVLGNAKIRPIWNTVVTEVLGRNEGKLTGLALCELPTGKTRILSCAGLFVAIGHQPSTEPFRGQVDLDERGYIRVRQGAHTDQRGVFAAGDCVDFTYRQAVTAAGMGCMAALDAERYLSSAAAASHA